From Coffea arabica cultivar ET-39 chromosome 2e, Coffea Arabica ET-39 HiFi, whole genome shotgun sequence, the proteins below share one genomic window:
- the LOC113731533 gene encoding LIM domain-containing protein WLIM1: MAFVGTTQKCTVCEKTVYLVDKLAADNRIYHKACFRCHHCQRTLKLGNFNSFDGVLYCRPHFDQLFKRTGSLDKSFEGTPKLVKPEKPVDHENATKVSSLFVGTRDKCIGCDKTVYPIEKVTVNGKPYHRSCFKCSHGGCTISPSNYIAHEGTLYCKHHHAQLVKEKGNYSQLENDMDKEPSLPAHMEIAAES; this comes from the exons TTGTTGGCACAACCCAAAAATGCACCGTCTGTGAAAAGACAGTTTATTTGGTTGATAAGTTGGCAGCAGACAACCGCATTTACCACAAAGCTTGCTTCCGCTGCCACCATTGCCAACGTACCCTCAAG CTTGgcaacttcaattcttttgATGGGGTCCTATACTGCAGGCCTCACTTTGATCAGCTGTTCAAGCGAACCGGCAGTCTTGACAAGAGTTTTGAAG GAACGCCAAAACTTGTGAAACCAGAAAAGCCTGTGGACCATGAG AACGCGACCAAAGTCTCAAGCCTGTTCGTGGGCACCAGGGATAAATGTATTGGATGTGACAAAACCGTCTATCCAATTGAGAAG GTTACTGTCAACGGAAAACCATACCACAGAAGTTGCTTCAAATGCTCTCATGGCGGTTGTACAATAAGCCCATCAAACTATATTGCACATGAGGGAACGCTTTACTGCAAGCACCATCACGCCCAACTCGTCAAGGAAAAAGGCAACTACAGCCAATTGGAAAATGACATGGACAAGGAGCCATCGCTTCCTGCTCATATGGAAATAGCTGCAGAATCATAA